One genomic segment of Erysipelotrichaceae bacterium 66202529 includes these proteins:
- a CDS encoding PTS sugar transporter subunit IIC has translation MDVNIIQALLVFVVAFIMGIDQFSFLESLYQPIVLCPIIGAILGNFQLGVVVGGAYQLIQIGSMPIGGAQPPNAILGGIMATVFAVSMNMEATADGVGAAMGLAIPFAVFGQYAVTLTFTIMSGMMAKADACAENADVKGIRNINFIEMGILGCLFGALAVAGLYGGSQLGITLKDLSFEYSWVMAGLDAAGGAMKFVGFAILMKVMMSGEMWGFLLAGFAMSVICSNISAISGATLLLCAFVGIAIALYDYQVNMKIKNNAGSNVGGVSDGI, from the coding sequence ATGGATGTAAATATTATTCAGGCTTTACTGGTATTCGTAGTGGCATTCATTATGGGTATTGATCAGTTCAGCTTCTTGGAATCTTTGTATCAGCCAATCGTATTGTGTCCGATTATCGGCGCAATCCTTGGAAACTTCCAGCTGGGTGTTGTCGTTGGTGGTGCTTATCAGTTGATTCAGATTGGTAGTATGCCAATCGGTGGAGCACAGCCGCCTAACGCTATTCTGGGTGGTATCATGGCAACTGTATTCGCAGTTTCTATGAACATGGAAGCAACAGCAGACGGTGTCGGAGCAGCAATGGGTCTTGCAATTCCATTCGCAGTATTCGGACAGTATGCAGTTACTTTAACATTTACAATTATGTCCGGTATGATGGCAAAGGCTGATGCTTGTGCTGAAAATGCAGACGTAAAAGGTATTCGTAATATCAACTTTATCGAAATGGGTATCCTGGGATGTCTGTTCGGTGCACTGGCTGTAGCTGGTTTATACGGTGGATCTCAGTTAGGTATCACATTGAAAGACCTGTCATTTGAATATTCTTGGGTAATGGCTGGTTTGGATGCTGCCGGTGGCGCTATGAAGTTCGTTGGTTTCGCTATCCTGATGAAGGTTATGATGTCCGGCGAAATGTGGGGCTTCCTGCTTGCAGGCTTCGCTATGTCAGTTATCTGCAGCAATATCAGCGCAATCTCCGGAGCAACTCTGCTTCTGTGTGCATTCGTTGGTATCGCAATCGCACTGTACGATTACCAGGTTAACATGAAAATTAAAAATAATGCAGGTTCAAATGTAGGAGGTGTTTCTGATGGCATATAA
- a CDS encoding tyrosine-type recombinase/integrase, translating into MRGKAIGIKKANGMGSVYKLQGNRRKPWVACVTVAYQRKDGARHQKRKIIGYYETEEMAEFSLWNYNKNPVLFAEIEKLGTITFENVYMEWSSTKYKNISQTAINGYKAAYARCSSIWNVRMTDLKAMHFQRIMDESTLSLSSDLKLRSLMMLVCEYAVQNDIIQKNYAKYVIINRKEDHPEIHKPFTEWEIEQLFDHDNIPFVDTVLIMIYTGFRVGELFNIRREDVDVQNMTIRGGSKTEAGKNRLVPVHEKIQKYVMDYYLQNYEYLISDTDTGKKFNYHMYRNQYFDKIMDMLDMEHLPHDCRHTFATRLSNYGANSTCIKKLIGHSSYATTEKIYTHKDVAQLRRAISTLK; encoded by the coding sequence ATGAGAGGGAAAGCAATCGGTATAAAAAAAGCAAACGGTATGGGCAGTGTATACAAGCTGCAGGGAAACAGGAGAAAGCCCTGGGTTGCATGCGTAACCGTCGCCTATCAGCGTAAGGATGGTGCACGGCATCAGAAACGGAAAATCATCGGCTATTATGAAACGGAGGAAATGGCGGAGTTTTCTCTCTGGAATTATAATAAGAATCCTGTTCTGTTTGCGGAAATCGAAAAGCTTGGAACGATCACTTTTGAAAATGTATATATGGAATGGTCTTCAACGAAATATAAAAATATATCACAGACTGCAATCAATGGCTACAAGGCAGCCTATGCCCGCTGCTCCAGTATATGGAATGTCCGCATGACGGATTTAAAAGCCATGCATTTTCAAAGGATCATGGATGAAAGCACCCTTTCCTTATCCAGTGACTTGAAGCTGCGCTCTTTGATGATGCTGGTATGTGAATATGCGGTGCAGAATGATATCATTCAGAAAAATTACGCAAAATACGTGATTATCAATCGAAAAGAGGATCATCCGGAGATACACAAACCCTTTACAGAATGGGAAATTGAGCAGTTGTTTGATCATGATAACATTCCATTTGTAGATACGGTACTGATTATGATTTATACCGGGTTCCGGGTAGGCGAGCTCTTTAATATACGCAGAGAGGACGTCGATGTACAGAATATGACCATACGGGGCGGTAGTAAAACCGAGGCCGGTAAAAACAGGCTAGTACCGGTGCATGAAAAGATTCAGAAGTATGTTATGGATTATTATCTGCAAAACTATGAATATCTGATCAGTGATACGGATACGGGAAAGAAATTCAATTACCATATGTATCGGAACCAGTATTTTGATAAGATCATGGACATGCTGGATATGGAGCACCTTCCCCATGACTGCCGGCATACGTTTGCGACACGGCTCAGCAACTATGGCGCAAACAGCACCTGTATAAAGAAGCTGATTGGACATAGCTCATATGCCACTACGGAAAAAATTTATACCCATAAGGATGTTGCGCAGCTTCGCCGTGCGATATCCACTCTGAAATGA
- a CDS encoding acyl-CoA thioesterase, with protein sequence MERKAKKVCESEAEQVQLVMANHLNGSGRLFGGQLAEWIDVLAGVVARRHCNRNITTASIDSLNFKEAVHLNELMVLHGKVTYVGNTSMEIRVDSYVENRDGVRRLVNTAYLTEVALDDEDRPATVPALICDTEEEKQEYQTGIRRREIRLQLQNMAKNKD encoded by the coding sequence ATGGAGCGAAAAGCAAAGAAGGTATGTGAATCTGAAGCAGAACAGGTGCAGCTGGTCATGGCAAATCATTTGAATGGCAGTGGACGTCTGTTTGGCGGGCAGCTTGCGGAGTGGATTGATGTACTGGCCGGTGTGGTTGCCAGAAGGCATTGTAACCGTAACATTACCACAGCTTCTATCGACAGCCTCAATTTTAAGGAAGCAGTCCATCTGAATGAGCTGATGGTACTGCATGGCAAGGTTACTTATGTGGGTAATACTTCAATGGAAATCCGCGTTGACAGCTATGTGGAAAACCGTGACGGTGTGCGACGGCTCGTCAACACTGCCTACCTGACAGAGGTAGCTCTCGATGATGAAGACCGTCCTGCCACTGTTCCTGCATTGATTTGTGATACTGAAGAAGAAAAGCAGGAATATCAGACAGGTATCCGCAGAAGAGAAATCCGCCTGCAGTTACAGAATATGGCAAAGAATAAAGATTAA
- a CDS encoding ATP-dependent Clp protease proteolytic subunit produces the protein MVFVPTIIERNASSERVYDLYSCLLKERIIILTGEIDDAMSSSICAQLLYLSSMNNEPIQMYINSPGGSVSAGLAIYDIMKYIRCDVSTICMGICASMAAVLLSAGTRGKRSALSNSEIMIHQPMGGMQGQAKDMEIAALHIQKLKERLYSILSENTHQNIETLRQDCDRDCYMDAGEALAYGLIDTII, from the coding sequence ATGGTCTTTGTACCGACAATTATAGAAAGAAATGCAAGCAGTGAACGGGTGTATGATCTGTACTCCTGCCTGCTGAAAGAGCGAATCATCATTCTGACAGGGGAAATTGATGATGCGATGTCAAGCTCCATATGTGCACAGCTGCTGTATCTGTCCAGCATGAACAATGAGCCGATTCAGATGTATATCAATTCACCGGGCGGCAGTGTCAGTGCAGGGCTGGCTATTTATGATATCATGAAATATATCCGCTGTGATGTAAGTACCATTTGCATGGGCATCTGTGCCAGCATGGCAGCGGTGCTCCTCAGTGCAGGAACACGCGGAAAGCGGAGTGCTTTATCGAATAGTGAAATTATGATTCATCAGCCGATGGGCGGTATGCAGGGGCAGGCAAAGGATATGGAAATTGCGGCATTGCATATACAGAAGCTGAAGGAACGCCTGTACAGCATACTGAGCGAGAATACACACCAGAATATAGAAACACTGCGGCAGGACTGTGACCGTGATTGTTATATGGATGCTGGGGAAGCACTTGCCTATGGATTGATCGATACGATCATCTGA
- the gap gene encoding type I glyceraldehyde-3-phosphate dehydrogenase produces the protein MTVKVAINGFGRIGRLAFRQMFGAEGYDVVAINDLTSPKMLAHLLKYDSTQGTYAKADTVVAGENSITVDGKEITIYAEADAKNLPWGELGVDVVLECTGFYTSKAKASAHIEAGARKVVISAPAGNDLPTIVFNTNHDILKPEDTVISAASCTTNCLAPMADALNKLAPIQSGIMSTIHAYTGDQMTLDGPQRKGDLRRSRAAAVNIVPNSTGAAKAIGLVIPELNGKLIGSAQRVPTPTGSTTILVAVVKGKVTVDEINAAMKAAATESFGYNTDEIVSSDVIGMRYGSLFDATQTMAIEMEDGNTQVQVVSWYDNENSYTSQMVRTIKYFSELA, from the coding sequence ATGACAGTAAAAGTTGCTATTAATGGATTTGGACGTATTGGACGTCTTGCATTCAGACAGATGTTTGGGGCTGAAGGTTATGATGTAGTTGCAATCAACGACTTAACTTCTCCAAAAATGCTGGCTCACTTATTAAAATACGACTCTACACAGGGTACATACGCTAAAGCTGATACAGTAGTTGCTGGTGAAAACTCTATCACAGTTGATGGAAAGGAAATCACTATTTACGCTGAGGCTGATGCTAAAAACCTGCCTTGGGGAGAATTAGGTGTAGATGTTGTTCTGGAATGTACAGGATTCTATACTTCTAAAGCAAAAGCTTCTGCACACATTGAAGCTGGTGCTCGTAAGGTTGTTATCTCTGCACCTGCAGGAAACGATCTGCCTACTATCGTATTCAACACAAACCACGATATCCTGAAACCAGAAGACACAGTAATCTCTGCTGCTTCTTGTACTACAAACTGCTTAGCTCCTATGGCTGATGCGTTAAACAAATTAGCTCCTATCCAGAGCGGTATCATGTCTACAATCCACGCTTATACAGGTGATCAGATGACACTGGACGGACCTCAGAGAAAAGGCGATCTGCGTCGTTCCCGTGCTGCTGCAGTAAATATCGTTCCTAACTCTACTGGTGCTGCAAAGGCTATCGGTCTGGTTATTCCTGAACTGAACGGTAAACTGATCGGTTCTGCACAGCGTGTACCTACTCCTACAGGATCAACTACAATCTTAGTTGCTGTTGTTAAGGGTAAAGTAACAGTTGATGAAATCAACGCTGCTATGAAGGCTGCTGCTACTGAGTCTTTCGGATACAATACTGACGAAATCGTTTCTAGCGATGTTATCGGTATGCGTTACGGATCTCTGTTCGATGCTACTCAGACGATGGCTATCGAAATGGAAGATGGAAATACTCAGGTACAGGTTGTATCTTGGTATGACAACGAAAACTCTTACACTAGCCAGATGGTTAGAACAATCAAATACTTCTCTGAATTAGCTTAA
- a CDS encoding diguanylate cyclase: MDRKKRISRVDVQVSIVTAVIVITSFICVYFFNYYITHEDMINSLQERAESIYVYVDDYVDKSTFHNTTKLKKENPAYIRMKEKLKEVKASTNVRYLYTAQRNENGEYVYLVDGLPSDSADFRNPGDKIEQEIIPELQAALNDKIILPNQIKNTEWGPIFISYFPIHENDKVVGVLGIEFDASHQYRAFQMIQIGTPIIAVIACLIAVCIAVHLFKRISNPMYKDMANTDFLTGLKNRNAFELDIENRQDKRLGILIADLNGLKKINDELGHQIGDEYIRRAAVILSKCAGIHPVYRFGGDEFVILVNEGNDKAMKMLCERILAYTQAGANDSAYAVSLSVGFAIYDPCDACSIQDVFQQADEQMYKMKNKIKK, encoded by the coding sequence ATGGATAGAAAAAAACGAATCAGCAGAGTAGACGTACAGGTATCTATAGTGACAGCAGTTATTGTTATCACATCTTTCATCTGCGTCTACTTTTTTAATTATTATATAACCCATGAGGATATGATTAACAGTCTGCAGGAGCGTGCGGAAAGTATATATGTTTATGTTGACGATTATGTAGATAAATCAACCTTTCATAATACAACGAAATTAAAAAAAGAGAATCCTGCTTATATTCGGATGAAGGAGAAGCTGAAGGAAGTAAAAGCAAGCACAAATGTGCGCTATCTGTATACCGCGCAGAGGAATGAAAACGGGGAATATGTCTATTTGGTGGATGGCCTGCCATCTGACAGCGCTGATTTCCGCAATCCCGGTGATAAAATTGAACAGGAGATCATACCGGAGCTGCAAGCTGCTTTGAATGATAAAATCATTTTGCCAAACCAGATAAAAAATACGGAATGGGGGCCTATTTTTATATCCTATTTTCCAATTCATGAAAATGATAAGGTGGTGGGGGTGCTTGGGATTGAATTTGATGCCTCTCATCAATACCGTGCATTTCAGATGATACAAATCGGAACGCCGATTATCGCTGTGATTGCCTGTTTGATCGCTGTATGTATTGCTGTGCATTTATTTAAGCGCATTAGCAATCCCATGTATAAGGACATGGCGAATACAGATTTTTTAACCGGCTTGAAAAATCGAAATGCTTTTGAGCTTGATATTGAAAACAGACAGGATAAGAGGCTGGGAATATTGATTGCGGATTTAAACGGTTTAAAGAAAATCAATGATGAGCTAGGTCATCAGATAGGGGATGAGTATATAAGAAGGGCGGCTGTTATTCTTAGCAAATGTGCCGGTATTCATCCTGTATACCGGTTTGGCGGTGATGAATTTGTCATTCTTGTGAACGAGGGGAATGATAAAGCTATGAAGATGCTGTGTGAAAGGATTCTTGCTTATACGCAAGCTGGTGCCAATGATTCTGCTTACGCTGTTTCTTTGTCAGTAGGCTTTGCGATATATGATCCCTGCGATGCATGCTCCATACAGGATGTATTCCAGCAGGCGGATGAACAAATGTATAAAATGAAAAACAAGATAAAAAAATGA
- a CDS encoding cysteine--tRNA ligase yields MKLFNSMNQKVEDFKPLHEHEVHMYVCGPTVYNYPHIGNARPIVVFDTLKRTFQAIGYNVKMVSNYTDVDDKIIKVAKECGVSEADITEKFIDAYNKDRLSLHAMMPDAAPRVTETMDAIIAFIKLLVDKGNAYEIDGDVYFRVNSVESYGKLSNQQVEDLLVGARIDENSKKENPLDFTLWKKTEEGIQWDSPWSVGRPGWHTECVVMINQEFHGEHTIDIHGGGMDLKFPHHENEIAQSRAAYDSPIANYWIHNGMVNIDGEKMSKSLGNVIWAKDMIAKIGGNVLRWVMLSAHYRAPLNINEEAIETAKKELNRVATAMKQAYVKLNLADVTVAEAYDETQLAPFLDAMQDDLNTPNAFAAVFETVKVLNQTLRQRDADLNAVAALVHTLEKMMEVLGIDIPRLTMCEEDKQLHKLWKAAVKEKDFATADQYRAQLIEKGIL; encoded by the coding sequence ATGAAATTATTTAATAGCATGAATCAGAAGGTGGAGGATTTTAAACCCCTGCATGAGCATGAGGTGCATATGTATGTATGCGGACCAACAGTATATAACTATCCCCATATTGGGAATGCCCGGCCCATCGTTGTATTCGATACGCTGAAGCGTACGTTTCAGGCGATCGGATACAACGTTAAAATGGTATCAAACTATACCGATGTTGATGATAAAATCATCAAGGTCGCTAAGGAATGTGGAGTAAGCGAAGCAGATATTACAGAGAAATTTATCGATGCATACAATAAGGATCGTTTATCCCTGCATGCCATGATGCCGGATGCGGCTCCCAGGGTAACGGAAACCATGGATGCGATTATTGCATTCATTAAGCTGCTGGTGGATAAAGGAAATGCGTATGAAATTGATGGCGATGTATATTTTAGAGTGAATAGCGTGGAGAGCTATGGAAAGCTGTCAAACCAGCAGGTAGAGGATTTGCTGGTAGGTGCGAGAATAGATGAAAACAGCAAGAAGGAGAATCCATTGGATTTCACCTTGTGGAAGAAGACGGAGGAGGGGATTCAATGGGATTCCCCGTGGTCTGTCGGACGTCCCGGCTGGCATACGGAATGTGTGGTCATGATCAATCAGGAGTTTCATGGTGAGCATACCATTGATATTCATGGTGGTGGAATGGATTTGAAATTTCCGCATCATGAAAACGAGATTGCACAATCAAGAGCTGCCTATGATTCACCGATTGCCAATTACTGGATTCATAACGGTATGGTGAATATTGATGGGGAGAAGATGTCAAAGAGTCTGGGTAATGTTATCTGGGCAAAGGATATGATTGCGAAAATCGGTGGCAATGTGCTGCGCTGGGTAATGCTGTCTGCACATTACCGTGCACCGTTAAATATCAATGAGGAAGCAATCGAAACGGCAAAGAAGGAGCTGAACCGCGTAGCTACTGCTATGAAGCAGGCATATGTAAAGCTTAATTTGGCAGATGTTACGGTTGCGGAAGCATATGATGAGACACAGCTTGCGCCGTTTCTAGATGCAATGCAGGATGATCTGAATACGCCGAATGCATTTGCGGCAGTGTTTGAAACCGTTAAGGTGTTAAATCAGACACTGCGTCAGCGTGATGCGGATTTGAACGCTGTTGCAGCCCTTGTTCATACATTGGAGAAAATGATGGAAGTGCTGGGAATCGATATTCCGCGCCTTACGATGTGTGAGGAGGATAAGCAGCTGCACAAGCTGTGGAAGGCAGCAGTGAAGGAAAAGGATTTCGCTACTGCCGATCAGTACCGTGCACAGTTGATAGAAAAAGGTATCCTGTAA
- a CDS encoding Mini-ribonuclease 3, with protein sequence MDIKEYNGTSLAYMGDAVMSLLVREMLLAQGWQKSKILQKKSESWVSAKAQAYFLIQLKEREFFSEEEYAIVLRGRNTHSASKAKNADVTTYRMSTGLEALFGWLYLTHQEARLQALWEEIQKIGEYQ encoded by the coding sequence ATGGATATTAAGGAATATAACGGAACATCACTTGCCTATATGGGGGATGCTGTCATGTCGCTGCTGGTCAGAGAGATGCTGCTGGCACAGGGCTGGCAGAAGTCTAAAATTCTGCAGAAAAAAAGCGAATCATGGGTCAGTGCTAAGGCACAGGCATATTTCCTGATTCAGCTGAAGGAGCGTGAATTTTTCAGTGAGGAGGAGTATGCAATCGTTCTAAGGGGACGCAATACCCATTCCGCAAGTAAGGCGAAGAACGCAGATGTTACGACGTATCGTATGTCAACCGGTCTGGAGGCTTTGTTTGGCTGGCTGTACCTGACGCATCAAGAAGCTCGCCTGCAGGCTTTGTGGGAGGAAATCCAGAAGATAGGAGAATATCAATGA
- the rlmB gene encoding 23S rRNA (guanosine(2251)-2'-O)-methyltransferase RlmB codes for MTQYVYGKNVVKQLLQDGKTIHEVLIQEGIRDTALENEIRKKQIPVKILGRKKMDQLLNGNHQGIAASIDDYKTWELEELLEAIPQGKQPLLVMLDGLEDPHNLGAILRTCDCIGADGVIIGKHRNVRLTPTVAKVSTGAIDTVKVSVVTNLAQAIKYLKKQGYWVVGTDFENSRDYREGQYDVPLVLVIGSEGFGISSLVKKNCDYCVRLPMEGSVSSLNASVAAGILLYQIHAQRHPL; via the coding sequence ATGACGCAGTATGTATATGGAAAAAATGTAGTGAAGCAGCTTCTGCAGGATGGCAAAACCATCCATGAGGTTCTGATTCAGGAGGGTATCCGCGATACCGCGCTGGAAAATGAGATCCGTAAGAAGCAGATACCGGTTAAAATTCTTGGTAGAAAAAAAATGGATCAGCTGCTGAACGGAAATCATCAGGGCATTGCTGCCAGTATTGATGATTATAAGACATGGGAGCTGGAGGAGCTGCTGGAAGCTATTCCACAGGGAAAACAGCCGCTGCTTGTTATGCTGGATGGATTGGAGGATCCCCACAATCTGGGGGCAATTCTTCGTACCTGTGACTGTATTGGCGCAGATGGTGTCATTATCGGCAAGCATCGTAATGTACGTCTGACACCGACCGTTGCCAAGGTGAGTACCGGAGCCATTGATACGGTGAAGGTAAGCGTGGTTACCAATCTTGCACAGGCTATCAAATATCTGAAAAAGCAGGGATACTGGGTTGTTGGTACAGATTTTGAAAACTCCCGCGATTATCGGGAGGGACAATACGATGTTCCACTTGTTTTGGTGATTGGCAGTGAAGGCTTTGGAATCAGCTCTCTTGTGAAAAAGAATTGTGATTATTGTGTCCGCCTGCCAATGGAGGGAAGTGTCAGCTCTTTGAATGCCTCCGTTGCTGCAGGAATTCTTCTCTATCAGATTCACGCACAGCGCCACCCTCTGTAA
- a CDS encoding sigma-70 family RNA polymerase sigma factor, which translates to MEEVYYNDYELLYLIRQKNDMAFALLMKKYEEIAVMLMKKYSRTYKIGISEDDYLQMARIKLLQSINEYREDQEASFYHYFCNVFHNLLIDLYRHSLREKHIVSLDSCIQEEEGSYCLLDIMEKPNESFYVSYEFQHRVNSRKETLSSLEKRILDLRALGYTYQQIADTLHIKAKKVDNTLQKIRKDKEGAEKA; encoded by the coding sequence ATGGAAGAAGTATACTATAATGATTATGAATTACTATATTTAATACGACAGAAAAACGATATGGCATTCGCGCTTCTTATGAAGAAATATGAGGAGATTGCGGTTATGCTGATGAAAAAATATAGCAGGACGTATAAAATCGGTATATCCGAGGATGATTATCTGCAAATGGCGAGAATAAAGCTGCTGCAGTCGATCAATGAATATCGCGAGGATCAGGAGGCCAGCTTTTACCATTACTTCTGTAATGTGTTTCATAATCTGCTGATTGATCTATATCGGCATTCTTTGCGAGAAAAGCATATTGTCTCTCTGGATTCCTGTATTCAGGAGGAGGAGGGAAGCTACTGTCTTCTGGATATTATGGAGAAGCCGAATGAGAGCTTTTATGTATCCTATGAATTTCAGCATCGTGTAAACAGCCGCAAGGAAACACTCAGCAGTCTGGAAAAAAGAATTCTGGATTTGCGTGCCCTCGGTTATACGTATCAGCAGATTGCCGACACTCTGCATATCAAGGCAAAGAAGGTTGACAATACGCTTCAAAAGATACGCAAGGATAAAGAGGGTGCAGAAAAGGCGTAA
- the rpmG gene encoding 50S ribosomal protein L33, translating to MSDKVILTCTECLSRNYTTTKNKKTHNERIELMKFCKKCGKHTLHKETK from the coding sequence ATGAGCGATAAAGTCATATTAACCTGCACCGAATGTCTTTCTCGAAACTATACAACTACAAAAAACAAAAAAACGCATAATGAGCGTATCGAATTGATGAAGTTCTGCAAGAAATGCGGTAAGCATACACTTCACAAGGAAACGAAATAA
- the secE gene encoding preprotein translocase subunit SecE, translated as MKWFSINGILTEMKRIRWPKAKDLARDSVTVFGFVAFLALFFFLCQVVSSGFLKLIGIV; from the coding sequence ATGAAATGGTTCAGTATTAACGGGATTTTAACTGAAATGAAGAGAATACGCTGGCCAAAGGCAAAGGATCTTGCCCGCGACAGTGTAACAGTATTTGGATTTGTAGCATTCCTGGCCTTATTCTTTTTCCTGTGCCAGGTAGTATCATCCGGTTTCTTGAAGCTGATCGGAATCGTGTAG
- the nusG gene encoding transcription termination/antitermination factor NusG: MAEENKKQWYVVNTYAGHENRVKENLLRRVESMGLQDYLFRVVVAEEKEIEYKNGKEVEKTTNLFSGYLFVEMIMTDEAWYIVRNTPGVTGFIGSSGGGAKPFPVAEEEMESILRRLGMSERKVQIDFAVGDRVRILSGAFANVEGTVEELHEDSQTAVVLTILFGRETPTEIGYGELEKVEL; the protein is encoded by the coding sequence ATGGCTGAGGAAAATAAAAAGCAGTGGTATGTGGTCAATACATATGCCGGACATGAGAATCGTGTAAAAGAAAATCTGCTGCGTCGTGTGGAATCCATGGGACTTCAGGATTATTTGTTCCGTGTGGTTGTCGCAGAAGAAAAAGAGATTGAATATAAGAATGGTAAGGAAGTTGAAAAGACGACCAATCTGTTCAGCGGATATCTGTTTGTTGAAATGATTATGACAGATGAAGCATGGTATATCGTACGTAATACGCCGGGTGTAACCGGATTTATCGGTTCCAGTGGTGGTGGTGCAAAGCCGTTTCCTGTCGCAGAGGAGGAAATGGAAAGCATCCTGCGCCGTCTGGGTATGAGTGAGCGTAAGGTACAGATTGATTTTGCGGTAGGAGACCGTGTGCGTATCCTGAGCGGAGCCTTTGCGAATGTGGAAGGAACGGTTGAGGAGCTGCATGAGGATTCTCAGACAGCAGTCGTGCTTACGATTCTGTTTGGTCGTGAAACACCAACAGAAATCGGCTATGGCGAGCTGGAGAAAGTAGAGCTGTAA
- a CDS encoding HAD-IIA family hydrolase, protein MKKTYLIDLDGTMYRGSQIIEGAKEFIDALLKNNESFVFLTNNAKRTKRQNVEHMERMGFTGIREDHFFTSSMAAARYAAAHYEGRNAWYIGQDGLKEALVDAGFTIAEENVDLVFVGLDTEGTYDKYSKALDFLLHGAKLIGTNNDRLLAQPGGFAVGNGSIVAMFEYATGQASPKIGKPHAPILEEALKYFQLRREDAVILGDNLETDILLGVENHVDTIFVTSGVHQREDVEKLNIHPTQTIDDLRELIDK, encoded by the coding sequence ATGAAAAAAACATATTTAATAGATTTGGATGGAACGATGTATAGAGGCTCTCAGATCATAGAGGGCGCTAAGGAATTCATTGACGCTTTATTGAAAAACAATGAGAGCTTTGTCTTTTTGACAAACAATGCAAAAAGAACAAAACGGCAGAATGTGGAGCATATGGAGCGTATGGGCTTTACCGGTATACGGGAAGATCATTTCTTTACCTCCAGTATGGCTGCGGCAAGATATGCGGCTGCGCATTATGAGGGCAGAAATGCATGGTATATCGGACAGGATGGTCTGAAGGAGGCATTGGTGGATGCCGGCTTCACCATAGCGGAGGAAAATGTGGATTTGGTTTTTGTAGGACTGGATACAGAAGGAACCTATGATAAATATTCCAAGGCTCTGGATTTCCTTTTGCATGGGGCGAAACTGATTGGTACCAACAATGACCGGCTGCTTGCACAGCCTGGAGGCTTTGCGGTTGGAAACGGCTCTATTGTGGCAATGTTTGAATATGCGACAGGGCAGGCTTCTCCGAAAATCGGGAAACCGCATGCACCGATTTTGGAGGAAGCGCTGAAGTACTTTCAACTGCGCAGAGAAGATGCTGTCATTTTGGGCGATAATCTGGAAACTGATATTCTTCTGGGCGTGGAGAATCATGTGGATACAATATTCGTGACCAGCGGTGTCCACCAGCGTGAGGATGTAGAAAAGCTGAACATCCATCCGACGCAAACGATCGATGATCTCAGGGAATTGATAGATAAATAA